In the Candidatus Omnitrophota bacterium genome, one interval contains:
- a CDS encoding prepilin-type N-terminal cleavage/methylation domain-containing protein, whose amino-acid sequence MLRRNRKGFTLVEIMIVVAIIALLAAIAIPNLLRAKISANDALAKATLRSLSTASETYATANTGNYPGEVTSLTGATPPYINKAYCGTTVSGFEYTCTFGAGSYTFIGTPITIGTSGTTTFTISTGGVLTPPN is encoded by the coding sequence ATGTTACGCAGAAACAGAAAAGGTTTTACCCTGGTGGAAATCATGATCGTCGTCGCGATCATCGCTCTTCTCGCGGCGATCGCCATCCCGAACCTGCTTCGGGCGAAGATTTCCGCCAACGACGCATTGGCCAAAGCCACGCTCCGTTCGTTGTCGACGGCGTCTGAGACCTATGCGACGGCCAATACCGGTAACTACCCCGGCGAGGTTACTTCGCTGACCGGGGCGACCCCGCCTTACATCAACAAGGCGTATTGCGGGACGACGGTTTCCGGGTTTGAGTACACCTGTACCTTTGGTGCGGGTTCTTACACGTTTATCGGGACGCCCATCACGATCGGGACTTCCGGTACAACGACCTTCACGATCTCAACGGGTGGTGTTTTGACGCCACCGAATTAA
- a CDS encoding type II secretion system F family protein, which yields MATFKYVAKDASARNVNGKIAAEDQQTAIDQLRKKNLTVISVAPVKEAALSKMSFARKKVKADDLVMFARQLATMVEAGIPILQALDALQEQTSHTYFKGVISAIRDDIQLGSSLSAGFAKHTSVFDQLFINMVKVGETGGVLSEILDRIAAYMEKSIKLQRKVKSAMIYPAVVVTMAIGITMLLLWKVVPTFAAIYSSFDQELPFMTKILIDVSNLVNNFIGYMIGGFFLAGFLLGRYYRTEQGRLVMDRASLKMPIFGDLIRKVAISRFSRTLATLIQSGVPILEALDIVGRSCGNKVIEIVVDNVKNSVREGESIAGPLTKSGVFPPMVTRMISIGEKSGKLEKMLNKIAEFYDDQVDAIVSGLTSIIEPVIIGFLGIVVGFIVIALFLPIINITQII from the coding sequence ATGGCCACTTTCAAATATGTCGCCAAGGATGCAAGTGCCCGGAACGTCAACGGCAAGATTGCCGCCGAAGACCAGCAGACAGCGATCGACCAGCTGCGCAAGAAAAATCTGACGGTCATTTCGGTGGCCCCGGTCAAAGAAGCGGCTTTGTCAAAAATGTCGTTCGCCCGCAAGAAGGTCAAGGCCGACGATCTGGTCATGTTTGCCCGCCAGCTGGCGACCATGGTGGAGGCCGGGATCCCGATCCTCCAGGCCCTGGACGCCCTTCAGGAGCAGACCTCCCACACCTATTTCAAGGGCGTGATCTCCGCCATCCGCGACGACATCCAGTTGGGCAGCAGCCTTTCCGCAGGGTTCGCGAAACACACCAGCGTGTTTGACCAGCTGTTTATTAACATGGTCAAGGTCGGGGAGACCGGCGGCGTCCTGAGCGAGATCCTGGACAGGATCGCGGCCTACATGGAAAAGTCCATCAAACTGCAGCGCAAGGTCAAGTCCGCCATGATCTATCCGGCGGTCGTCGTGACCATGGCGATCGGCATCACCATGCTGCTCCTCTGGAAGGTCGTCCCCACATTCGCAGCCATCTATTCGTCCTTCGACCAGGAACTGCCTTTTATGACCAAGATCCTGATCGACGTGAGCAACCTGGTCAATAATTTCATAGGGTACATGATCGGCGGCTTTTTTCTGGCCGGGTTTCTCCTCGGCCGTTATTACCGGACCGAGCAGGGCCGGCTGGTCATGGACCGGGCCTCGCTCAAAATGCCCATTTTCGGGGACCTGATCCGCAAGGTGGCCATCAGCCGTTTCAGCCGCACCCTGGCCACCCTGATCCAGAGCGGCGTTCCCATCCTCGAGGCCCTGGACATCGTCGGGAGATCCTGCGGGAACAAGGTCATCGAGATCGTCGTGGACAACGTGAAAAACAGCGTGCGGGAAGGCGAAAGCATCGCCGGGCCCCTGACCAAGAGCGGGGTGTTCCCTCCGATGGTGACGCGCATGATCTCGATCGGGGAAAAATCCGGCAAGCTGGAAAAAATGCTCAACAAGATCGCGGAATTTTACGATGACCAGGTCGACGCGATCGTGTCCGGCCTGACCAGCATCATCGAGCCGGTCATCATCGGGTTTCTGGGGATCGTGGTCGGCTTCATCGTCATCGCGCTGTTCCTGCCGATCATCAACATTACGCAGATCATCTGA
- the mreD gene encoding rod shape-determining protein MreD — MRKVFIIIFVVSACFVVESVLSSVGGRWFKPNLEIIAVVFFNLFWGTRYGVISAFAAGLIRDSFAVGLFGLNVFSLLSCAYLTALFKIYLFHIGSMASRVFVACVMALANLLIQYLVMVVFLSVDIGAAMTHVIVPEVLATTVIAAYAFNKIKKCVLKLSV; from the coding sequence ATGCGAAAAGTTTTTATTATTATTTTTGTGGTCAGCGCGTGCTTTGTCGTTGAGAGCGTTCTGTCCTCGGTGGGCGGGCGGTGGTTCAAGCCGAACCTGGAAATCATCGCGGTGGTTTTTTTCAATCTGTTCTGGGGGACGCGTTACGGCGTGATCTCCGCGTTCGCCGCCGGACTGATCCGGGACAGTTTTGCCGTCGGGCTTTTCGGGCTGAATGTTTTTTCCCTGCTGTCCTGCGCGTATCTGACGGCCCTGTTCAAGATATACCTCTTTCACATCGGTTCGATGGCGTCCCGCGTGTTCGTCGCCTGCGTGATGGCGTTGGCCAATCTCCTTATTCAGTATCTGGTGATGGTGGTGTTCCTGTCCGTTGATATCGGCGCGGCCATGACCCACGTCATCGTGCCCGAAGTCCTGGCCACGACCGTGATCGCCGCCTACGCCTTCAATAAAATCAAAAAATGCGTATTAAAGTTGTCCGTATAA
- a CDS encoding prepilin-type N-terminal cleavage/methylation domain-containing protein: MRDMMFHRKRHISRRGFTLTEVMIAVFIFTILAAACYGLMAAGSSSWQVNRVKSELYQEMRKAQDWMIADLRQAGSTSVTDVTANGTWFTACTFRTSAGVSGGTIAWSGNTIQFSKGGTNSSQLLRTTGGVTRVLANNVQTLQFRRLSATPRMMEVSLQTQKNVPGAPAVTANLNFKVQLRN, translated from the coding sequence ATGAGAGACATGATGTTTCATCGCAAGAGACATATCAGCCGGCGGGGGTTCACCCTGACGGAAGTCATGATCGCGGTTTTTATTTTCACGATCCTGGCCGCCGCCTGTTACGGGCTCATGGCCGCGGGGTCGTCGTCCTGGCAGGTGAACAGGGTCAAATCGGAGTTATACCAGGAAATGCGCAAGGCCCAGGACTGGATGATCGCGGATCTGCGCCAGGCTGGCTCGACGTCGGTCACGGATGTCACGGCCAACGGCACGTGGTTTACCGCGTGCACGTTCCGGACGTCGGCGGGCGTGTCCGGCGGGACCATTGCCTGGTCGGGGAATACGATCCAGTTTTCAAAGGGCGGCACGAACTCCTCGCAGTTGTTGAGGACCACGGGCGGCGTGACGCGCGTGCTGGCCAACAATGTCCAGACATTGCAGTTCCGCCGCCTGTCGGCGACACCGAGGATGATGGAGGTGTCCCTCCAGACCCAAAAAAACGTGCCTGGGGCTCCGGCGGTGACGGCCAATTTGAATTTCAAGGTGCAGTTGCGCAATTAG
- a CDS encoding GspE/PulE family protein: MVETLKNKIINTLVTALKIKKADIDDAIDLQKRKKISLEKALIEKGLINEKEFLVMLVKELHIPFINLNKYKIDPALKTVIPERIARQYRIVPISKLEDTITVAIADPLNVIAIDDLKSLSGHEVDVVMSTDSDILKAIDNYYGTGMVTTVKDVSKDISLDQFEIISQEEKSEASEVTADEGEQAPVIRMVNLIIREALKQRASDIHIEPMADHVRVRYRIDGILRDILKIPKENQNAVGVRIKIMSRLDITALRVPQDGRFKMKLSNQEVDFRVSLLPTTFGQKTVLRVLDKKSLKIGLDGLGFSPGSIALLKEAIRAPFGMVLVTGPTGSGKSTTLYSIINELNTVDKNIITVEDPVEYLIEGLTQIQVRPEIGLTFASGLRSILRQSPDIVMVGEIRDAETADIAIKASLTGQLVFSTLHTNDAAGALTRLVDMGIEPFLVASSLVLACAQRLCRRICSHCKQPVDIPANVLKKFHYPIPQGTVFYEGKGCDFCRQTGYFGRVGVTEVLEIDDTVREMLIRGKSSDEIKKYAREKKGMVLLFDDIMQKFVAGQTTLEEVLRVTTQD; the protein is encoded by the coding sequence ATGGTTGAGACGCTCAAGAACAAGATCATCAACACCCTGGTGACCGCCCTCAAGATCAAAAAGGCGGACATCGACGACGCCATCGACCTTCAGAAGCGCAAGAAGATCAGCCTCGAAAAGGCCCTGATCGAAAAAGGACTGATCAACGAGAAGGAGTTCCTGGTGATGCTCGTGAAGGAGCTCCACATCCCGTTCATCAACCTCAATAAATACAAGATCGACCCCGCCCTGAAAACCGTCATCCCGGAGCGGATCGCGCGCCAGTACCGGATCGTCCCGATCTCCAAGCTGGAGGACACGATCACCGTCGCGATCGCCGATCCCCTGAATGTCATCGCCATCGACGATCTGAAGAGCCTCTCGGGCCATGAGGTCGACGTGGTCATGAGCACGGACTCCGACATCCTCAAGGCCATCGACAATTATTACGGCACCGGCATGGTGACCACGGTCAAGGACGTCAGCAAAGATATTTCTCTCGACCAGTTCGAGATCATCTCCCAGGAGGAGAAGAGCGAGGCCAGCGAGGTGACCGCGGACGAGGGCGAGCAGGCCCCCGTCATCCGGATGGTGAATCTCATCATCCGCGAGGCGCTCAAGCAGAGGGCCTCGGACATCCACATCGAGCCCATGGCGGACCACGTGCGGGTGCGTTACCGCATCGACGGGATCCTGAGGGACATCCTCAAGATCCCGAAAGAGAACCAGAACGCCGTGGGCGTCCGCATCAAGATCATGTCCCGGCTGGACATCACGGCCCTGCGCGTCCCCCAGGACGGCCGCTTCAAGATGAAACTCTCGAACCAGGAAGTGGATTTTCGCGTGTCTCTTTTGCCGACGACGTTCGGCCAGAAAACGGTCCTGAGGGTCCTGGACAAGAAAAGCCTGAAGATCGGTCTCGACGGACTGGGCTTTTCTCCCGGCTCGATCGCCCTGCTCAAGGAGGCGATCCGCGCCCCGTTCGGCATGGTCCTGGTGACCGGTCCGACGGGAAGCGGGAAATCCACCACGCTCTATTCCATCATCAACGAGCTCAATACGGTCGACAAGAACATCATCACCGTCGAGGACCCAGTGGAGTACCTTATCGAGGGCCTGACGCAGATCCAGGTGAGGCCCGAGATCGGGCTGACGTTCGCGTCTGGATTAAGGTCCATCCTGCGCCAGAGCCCGGACATCGTCATGGTCGGCGAGATCCGCGACGCCGAGACCGCCGACATCGCCATCAAGGCGTCCCTGACGGGCCAGCTGGTGTTCTCGACCCTGCACACCAACGACGCGGCCGGCGCCCTGACGCGTCTGGTCGACATGGGCATCGAGCCGTTCCTGGTCGCCTCCAGCCTTGTGTTGGCCTGTGCCCAGCGGCTGTGCCGGCGGATCTGTTCCCATTGCAAACAGCCGGTGGACATCCCGGCGAACGTGTTGAAAAAATTCCATTACCCGATACCGCAAGGGACCGTTTTTTACGAGGGCAAGGGCTGTGATTTTTGCCGGCAGACGGGTTATTTCGGCCGCGTCGGCGTGACGGAAGTGCTGGAGATCGATGACACGGTACGCGAGATGCTGATCCGGGGCAAGTCCTCGGATGAGATCAAGAAATACGCCCGGGAGAAAAAGGGCATGGTCCTTTTGTTCGACGACATCATGCAGAAATTCGTGGCCGGCCAGACGACCCTGGAAGAAGTTTTGCGTGTGACGACGCAGGATTAA
- the mrdA gene encoding penicillin-binding protein 2 yields MRIKVVRIIFYGLLGMIACGLFYTQVIRGQYYYNLSVNNRIRLVPVEGRRGRILDRNGVVLAENRMAFTVSIVPQDLKSSERLFKFLSDTLKIKKTKLLERYQQRKITPFAPVAVAEGVDKTAAMVLEESRFQFPGLIIEPALQRHYPFQTTGAHILGYVGKIDLEKAEKLKEYGYTYLSIIGKTGVEEYYDSYLKGNTGGVQIEVNSRGQQVRLLSVKQPANGQDLQLTIDQRVQQIASDVLADRAGAVVIMNLDSGELLGMVSSPSFDPNVFVESSAGLSPGSYFTNRAAPLLNRAIAGQYPPGSVFKTIVTIAGLASEKISPQTTFNCNGVFVLGRARFHCLHVHGPQNLMQAITHSCNVYFYNVGDRVGAELLDKYSRMFGLGGLTEVDLPGESKGNVPSPLQRKTKQKRGWFRGDTINYSIGQGDLLTTPLQIARMMATIARHGREVQPYLIKSIGDQEIVKFSTVRNVNIDPKIYAILQAGFRAVVGDSTGTARTLEIEGLDAAGKTGTAQTTKGKDTHAWFAGYTTRGKTRLAFCVFLEYGGSSYHAVVATREILLRMQAEDII; encoded by the coding sequence ATGCGTATTAAAGTTGTCCGTATAATTTTTTATGGCCTCCTGGGGATGATCGCCTGCGGGTTGTTTTACACCCAGGTGATCCGGGGCCAGTACTATTACAATCTCAGCGTCAATAACCGGATCCGGCTGGTCCCCGTGGAAGGGCGGCGCGGCCGGATCCTGGACCGCAACGGCGTTGTGCTCGCTGAGAACCGGATGGCCTTTACCGTTTCGATCGTCCCGCAGGACCTCAAATCCTCAGAGCGGCTTTTCAAATTTTTGAGCGACACGCTGAAGATCAAGAAGACCAAGCTCCTCGAGCGGTACCAGCAGCGCAAGATCACGCCGTTCGCCCCCGTGGCCGTGGCCGAGGGCGTGGACAAGACGGCCGCGATGGTGCTGGAAGAAAGCCGTTTTCAGTTCCCGGGGCTCATCATCGAGCCGGCGCTCCAGCGGCATTACCCGTTCCAGACGACCGGGGCGCATATCCTCGGGTACGTGGGCAAGATCGACCTGGAAAAGGCGGAGAAACTCAAGGAGTACGGCTACACCTACTTGAGCATCATCGGCAAGACCGGGGTCGAGGAGTATTACGATTCTTATCTCAAGGGCAACACCGGTGGGGTCCAGATCGAGGTCAACAGCCGGGGCCAACAGGTCCGGCTGTTGAGCGTCAAACAGCCGGCCAACGGCCAGGACCTTCAGCTGACGATCGACCAGCGCGTCCAGCAGATCGCGAGCGACGTCCTCGCGGACCGTGCGGGCGCGGTCGTGATCATGAACCTGGACAGCGGGGAGCTCCTCGGGATGGTCAGCTCCCCATCGTTCGATCCCAATGTTTTTGTGGAGAGCAGTGCGGGGCTGAGCCCCGGTTCGTATTTTACCAACCGCGCGGCGCCGCTGTTGAACAGGGCCATCGCCGGCCAGTATCCGCCGGGATCGGTCTTCAAGACCATCGTGACCATCGCCGGGCTGGCCTCGGAAAAAATTTCCCCGCAAACGACGTTCAACTGCAACGGCGTTTTTGTCCTGGGACGGGCGCGGTTCCACTGCCTGCACGTGCACGGCCCCCAGAATCTGATGCAGGCGATCACGCATTCCTGCAACGTGTATTTTTACAACGTCGGGGACAGGGTCGGGGCGGAGCTCCTCGACAAGTATTCCCGGATGTTCGGGCTGGGGGGGCTCACGGAGGTCGACCTGCCCGGGGAATCCAAGGGCAATGTGCCGAGCCCTCTCCAGCGGAAGACGAAGCAGAAGCGCGGCTGGTTCCGCGGCGACACGATCAATTATTCGATCGGGCAGGGCGACCTTTTGACCACGCCGCTCCAGATCGCGCGGATGATGGCCACCATCGCGCGCCACGGGCGGGAGGTCCAGCCGTATCTCATCAAGTCCATCGGCGATCAGGAGATCGTGAAATTTTCGACGGTGCGCAACGTCAACATTGATCCCAAGATCTACGCGATCCTGCAGGCGGGGTTCCGCGCGGTCGTGGGGGACAGCACCGGCACGGCGCGCACGCTGGAGATCGAGGGGCTGGACGCGGCGGGGAAGACGGGGACCGCCCAGACGACCAAGGGCAAGGACACTCACGCGTGGTTCGCCGGGTACACGACCCGGGGGAAGACCCGGCTGGCCTTTTGCGTTTTCCTGGAATACGGCGGCTCCAGCTATCATGCCGTCGTCGCCACGCGGGAGATCCTGCTCCGGATGCAGGCCGAGGATATTATATGA
- the rodA gene encoding rod shape-determining protein RodA, whose product MDRSVNRMIWIFTLLIVGMGLVTLYSAAYQNVRVPHKVFYDQVSCAVTGFILMFVLSRIDYRRFYDLAYIFYGANVVLLVIVLAGGRNALGATRWLEIGGISFQPSELAKLGLILALGRYFSDNRPSIAFNFFSNIPVLFKDLMLPLAITGVPMLLIFKQPDLGSALLFFGIFLIMLFVSGIRYRYFLGFCLLCLSVAPFGWHVLKAYQKDRLLVFLNPNIDPLGAGYTIIQSRIAIGSGQVFGKGWLAGTQNQLNFLPERHTDFIFSVVGEEWGLLGALFLLACYWGLIHCGLKISGQVKDQFGTQVAIGIVGVLTLQVVINMGMVLGLLPVVGLTLPLLSYGRTSFMFFMITLGFLLNLSKKRTVF is encoded by the coding sequence ATGGACCGGAGCGTCAACCGGATGATATGGATTTTCACCCTGCTGATCGTCGGCATGGGGCTGGTCACCCTTTACAGCGCGGCCTATCAGAACGTGCGCGTCCCGCACAAGGTTTTTTACGACCAGGTTTCGTGCGCGGTCACCGGGTTTATCCTGATGTTCGTCCTGAGCCGGATCGATTACCGGCGGTTTTACGACCTGGCGTATATTTTTTACGGCGCGAACGTCGTCCTGCTGGTCATCGTCCTGGCCGGCGGCCGCAATGCCCTGGGAGCCACGCGCTGGCTGGAGATCGGGGGGATCAGTTTTCAGCCGTCGGAGCTGGCCAAGCTCGGACTCATCCTGGCACTGGGGCGTTACTTTAGCGACAACCGGCCGTCCATCGCTTTCAATTTTTTCAGCAATATTCCGGTGCTGTTCAAGGACCTGATGCTTCCGCTTGCGATCACGGGGGTCCCCATGCTGCTGATTTTCAAACAGCCGGACCTGGGGTCGGCGTTGTTGTTTTTCGGGATTTTTCTGATTATGCTTTTTGTCAGCGGCATCCGCTACCGGTATTTTCTCGGCTTTTGCCTGCTGTGCCTTTCGGTGGCGCCGTTCGGCTGGCACGTGCTGAAGGCCTACCAGAAAGACCGGCTGCTGGTTTTTCTGAATCCGAACATCGATCCGTTGGGAGCCGGATATACGATCATCCAGTCGCGGATCGCCATCGGCTCCGGCCAGGTCTTCGGCAAGGGATGGCTGGCCGGGACCCAGAATCAGCTCAACTTTCTTCCCGAGCGGCACACGGACTTTATCTTCTCGGTGGTCGGCGAGGAGTGGGGGCTGCTCGGGGCGCTGTTCCTGCTGGCCTGTTACTGGGGACTGATCCACTGCGGTCTCAAGATCAGCGGGCAGGTCAAAGACCAGTTCGGGACCCAGGTGGCCATCGGGATTGTCGGCGTGCTGACCCTCCAGGTGGTCATCAACATGGGGATGGTCCTGGGGCTTCTGCCGGTCGTCGGCCTGACCCTGCCGCTGTTGAGCTACGGGCGGACGTCGTTTATGTTTTTCATGATCACGCTGGGCTTCCTGCTGAACCTGAGCAAAAAGAGGACGGTGTTCTAA
- a CDS encoding ATPase, T2SS/T4P/T4SS family, with product MSSLKERLQEILIRDNIIKQEDLDRALEEQKKHGGELSKILVKLKLISEEGLTHVLSKGLGLPPIDISRLKIDPEVVKLIPQDMAVNYQIFPISKMGDRLTLAMADPLNIFAIDNVEVLTGLKITPIISRSSQIQQAIEKYYSRDTHEAFEKIIKDIKDSEDLELIKDSVSELDQHIGGELTDEEPMIKLTDTIIRQAVVSKASDVFVEPMEKTLRIRYRIDGIIREIDQMPKALHLPIVSRIKVISNLDISEHRLPQDGRFKMIVQGEREVDFRVNVLPTSYGEKVVLRVLDKSAGMLDLEKLGFEPDQLVRLKECGERPHGMILACGPTGSGKTTTLYSILKYVDSPALNIVTVEDPVEYQIKGLNQVNVKPSVGLTFAASLRSILRQDPDIIMIGEIRDFETLDIAVKSALTGHLVLSSLHTTTSAGSVIRMINMGIEPYLICSAVLGIVGQRLVRRICTSCRESYAVPPELAQRVGLSRITADKSPKLYRGKGCKSCLNTGYTGRVVISEVLILSPQVKERILQGADEIKIKSTGRKDGMKTMREDGLIKALAGATSLEEVLRVTAPDEEMEGGSHG from the coding sequence ATGTCTTCACTGAAAGAGCGATTGCAAGAGATCCTGATCCGGGACAACATCATCAAGCAGGAAGACCTGGACAGGGCCCTGGAAGAGCAGAAAAAGCACGGCGGGGAACTGAGCAAGATCCTTGTTAAGCTCAAGCTTATTTCCGAGGAAGGCCTGACGCACGTCCTCAGCAAGGGCCTTGGCCTGCCGCCCATCGACATCTCCCGCCTGAAGATCGACCCCGAGGTCGTCAAGCTCATCCCCCAGGACATGGCGGTCAACTACCAGATTTTTCCCATCTCGAAAATGGGGGACCGCCTGACCCTGGCCATGGCGGACCCGCTCAATATTTTCGCCATCGACAACGTCGAGGTCCTGACGGGACTGAAGATCACGCCGATCATCAGCCGGTCCTCGCAGATCCAGCAGGCCATCGAGAAATATTATTCCCGAGACACCCACGAGGCGTTCGAGAAGATCATCAAGGACATCAAGGACTCCGAAGACCTGGAGCTCATCAAGGATTCCGTCTCGGAGCTGGACCAGCACATCGGCGGGGAGCTGACCGACGAAGAGCCGATGATCAAGCTGACGGACACGATCATCCGCCAGGCGGTGGTCTCCAAGGCGAGCGACGTGTTCGTTGAGCCGATGGAAAAGACCCTGCGCATCCGTTATCGCATCGACGGCATCATCCGCGAGATCGACCAGATGCCCAAGGCCCTGCACCTGCCCATCGTCTCGCGCATCAAGGTCATTTCCAACCTGGACATCTCCGAGCACCGCCTGCCCCAGGACGGCCGGTTCAAGATGATCGTGCAGGGCGAGCGGGAGGTGGACTTCCGCGTCAACGTCCTGCCGACGTCTTACGGCGAGAAGGTGGTCCTGAGAGTCCTCGACAAGTCCGCCGGCATGCTGGACCTGGAAAAGCTCGGCTTCGAGCCGGACCAGCTCGTGCGGTTGAAGGAGTGCGGGGAGCGCCCCCACGGCATGATCCTGGCCTGCGGGCCGACGGGCAGCGGGAAGACCACGACGCTGTATTCGATCCTGAAATATGTGGATTCGCCGGCGCTCAACATCGTCACCGTGGAGGACCCGGTCGAATATCAGATCAAGGGGCTGAACCAGGTCAACGTCAAACCGTCGGTGGGACTGACCTTCGCCGCCAGCCTGCGCTCGATCCTGCGCCAGGACCCCGACATCATCATGATCGGCGAGATCCGCGACTTCGAGACCCTGGACATCGCCGTGAAGTCGGCCTTGACGGGCCATTTGGTCTTGAGCTCTCTGCACACCACGACCTCGGCCGGATCGGTAATCCGCATGATCAACATGGGCATCGAGCCCTACCTGATCTGCTCGGCGGTCCTGGGCATCGTCGGCCAGCGGCTTGTGCGCCGGATATGCACGTCCTGCCGCGAATCCTACGCGGTCCCTCCGGAGCTGGCCCAGAGGGTGGGGTTGTCCCGCATCACGGCCGACAAATCGCCCAAGCTTTACCGCGGCAAGGGGTGCAAGTCCTGCCTGAACACCGGCTATACCGGCCGGGTCGTGATCTCGGAGGTGCTCATCCTGTCTCCGCAGGTCAAGGAAAGGATCCTCCAGGGAGCCGACGAGATCAAGATCAAGAGCACCGGTCGCAAGGATGGCATGAAGACCATGCGCGAGGACGGCCTGATCAAGGCCCTGGCCGGGGCCACGTCCCTGGAAGAGGTCCTGCGCGTCACCGCTCCCGACGAGGAAATGGAGGGCGGCAGCCATGGTTGA
- a CDS encoding prepilin-type N-terminal cleavage/methylation domain-containing protein, with amino-acid sequence MRHLHRKRKGGGFTLVELMVTVGIVVTVIVILLQLFVYNSLLAGLAGNMSYAMSEAQAKMEEIRNSDYSQITTSYASGGTPGNTFDLSLATGKGIIYIDSSTADLLQVDVVVCWRGKDGRVIGEDKNLNGTLDTGEDADGDGKIGSSATLSTMIARMP; translated from the coding sequence ATGAGACATTTGCATCGCAAGCGGAAGGGCGGCGGGTTCACGCTGGTCGAACTGATGGTGACCGTCGGGATTGTGGTCACGGTCATCGTGATCCTTTTGCAGCTGTTTGTCTATAACTCGCTGCTCGCCGGGTTGGCCGGAAATATGAGCTACGCCATGAGCGAGGCACAGGCGAAGATGGAGGAAATCCGCAATTCCGATTACAGCCAGATCACGACGAGTTACGCCTCCGGCGGAACGCCGGGGAACACCTTTGACCTGTCTCTGGCCACCGGCAAGGGGATCATTTATATCGACTCCAGCACTGCGGACCTTTTACAGGTGGATGTGGTGGTCTGCTGGAGAGGGAAAGACGGCCGGGTGATCGGCGAAGATAAGAATTTGAACGGAACGCTGGATACAGGGGAAGACGCGGACGGGGACGGCAAGATCGGATCCTCGGCGACGCTGTCCACCATGATCGCGCGGATGCCGTGA